ctcccaccctgCACATGGTCATCGAGGCTCTGCGGGCCCAGGATGAGAGGAAGGGTGCCTCTGTCATTGCCATCAAGCGGTTCATCCTGGCCAAGTACCCCACCGTGGACCCCGTCCGCCTCAAGTACCTGCTGAAGCAGGCACTGAGCAAGGGGCTGAGCCGTGGGGACCTGGTGCGGCCCCACAACTCCTCCGCCATGGGGGCCACTGGCCGCTTCAAGGTGAGCAGGGGTCTGCTGGCCCTgaagcagtggggctgggggctgaggtGCTGCCTGGCCTCACTTCCACCCCTCTCTCACCCCCAGTTAGCCCCCAAGAAGCTGCAGCACAAGCAGCCACCGGGCCAGGTGGATCCTGATGGAGGACAGGCCCCGAAGCTGGGACGGAAAGGGACCACTaagcccccccgggcccccgtgGCAGGTGTGCGACAGCAAGGTAAAGGGCTGGTGGTACCACGAGccaccccggggctgccccggccccatGGAGAGGCCCTTGCTTGGGCTCATCCACTGCCCCTTCTCCCACAGGCGCTGTGGAGGAGAAGCCGACAGCAGCGAAGCAGAAGCCGAGGGCGAAGCCCACAGATGTGAGTAGGGCCCAGCGGTGAGGCTGGGTGGCTCATGGTATGGCGGCAGTCTGAGGTGCTCTTTCCCCTCCAGGCCCGGCCGCCAGCAGCAGTGAAGCCCAGGAGCGATGGAGCGAAGACCCTGCAGGCTGCCAGCCGTGCCCGGGCCCCTGGCAAAGGGCGTTCAGGGCCCCCTGTGGCTCTGGCTGCGGAGGATGCAGGAGGGGGCGATGGTGACAGCCTCGCGGGTGCTGGGGCAAAGGGGCCCCGAAAGGCCCCAATGGGAAAGAGCAAGGGGAAGGCACCCAAGGGAGCACAGCAAGATGCCCCCAAGGGGAAGGGGGGTCAAGGCAAAGCAAGGAAGCCCCAGGCAGCCCGGGGAGCCAGTCAGGGGGAGGCCAGGCTGCAGAAGGCAGCCCCCACACCAGCAGGCAGGAAGGCCCTGTAGGGGGTCCcaggcagccccgctccctgtgggagcccagccctgcttccAGCTGGGCCCGGGCCCTTGGGGTCTGGGTCGGTTTTAGTCCTCAGGAcaggttttaattctgtgttCACCTCCTGATAATAAAGCTGCTTCACTCCACTCATGAAATGGTGTGACTACTGCCCTGCTCGTGGGTCTCTGTTGCTGGGAGGTAGGAGTGCAGGGGCAAAatgccccccagccctggcctTGTCCCGTGTGGCATGGTGGTGATctggtgctgcaggcagctgcctgctgtgcctgCTGTCATGGAGAGGTGCCCTGTCTGTACCCATGtgtccccagctgctggctgcagtggTACACCTGGCCAGCCAGCAGTGCCAGGCTCtggggggctgtgtgtgtgtgcaggctgGTGGTGAGCCCCAGTGCTGGGTGATGGCCCAGGCAGGGGGCCCTGGGAGCCTTGGGGCGCAGCACGGTGGCACCCCTGGGCACTGCGAAGCTCAGGCTTGGCCAGCCCTGCTGGTGCGGGGCCGTGGCGTCCACAGCCTTGGTGTGGGGTACGTGTCTGGTCCTCTGCCCTCCTGGTTGCCCTTGCGCTAATGCCTGGCTGAGCTGGGATTACAGGAGTGCCAGGGCAGCAGGTCCGGGTGCATGCCATGGGCAAgggtccccagtgccagggggAGCTGCCTGT
The genomic region above belongs to Aptenodytes patagonicus chromosome 8, bAptPat1.pri.cur, whole genome shotgun sequence and contains:
- the H1-8 gene encoding histone H1.8 gives rise to the protein MEPQLAEAAGAARLPGLLARGRRPPHPPTLHMVIEALRAQDERKGASVIAIKRFILAKYPTVDPVRLKYLLKQALSKGLSRGDLVRPHNSSAMGATGRFKLAPKKLQHKQPPGQVDPDGGQAPKLGRKGTTKPPRAPVAGVRQQGAVEEKPTAAKQKPRAKPTDARPPAAVKPRSDGAKTLQAASRARAPGKGRSGPPVALAAEDAGGGDGDSLAGAGAKGPRKAPMGKSKGKAPKGAQQDAPKGKGGQGKARKPQAARGASQGEARLQKAAPTPAGRKAL